From a single Myxocyprinus asiaticus isolate MX2 ecotype Aquarium Trade chromosome 33, UBuf_Myxa_2, whole genome shotgun sequence genomic region:
- the LOC127424245 gene encoding probable ATP-dependent RNA helicase DDX20: MAASMRAAHEVQSRTRTNDVLINDGAEFSSLLLSKPVLEGLSASGFQRPSPIQLKAIPLGRCGLDLIVQAKSGTGKTCVFTTIALDSLILENTTTQVLVLAPTREIAVQIHAVVMAIGSAMEGLECHVFIGGRPISQDKLHLKKCHIAIGSPGRIKQLIEMGALITSSIRLFVLDEADKLLEDDSSSSFQEQINWIFSSLPANKQMLALSATYPESLAQHLSRYMREPTFVRLNPTDPGLLGLKQYYKIVPSHSLPHKIFEEKVRSLLELFSKIPFNQALVFSNLHSRAQHLADILSSKGLPAVCISGGLSQDQRLEAMWKLKQYQCRVLISTDLTSRGIDAEKVNLVINLDVPQDWETYMHRTGRAGRFGTLGVTVTYCCHGEEENKLMAISQKCSLNLIHLPDPIPPGIMEEACDWNIIVEPPSKPTQNFPDAPKLEKKKRVKSEPTAPKHSRDSDLLQVITERSADDKTSHGAKNHIPKPGRKKPLPSATNMEPVSTIQQRKESDTLPRIPPLPSFKSRARRVMSFTEAVADYESFITEGPGRSVEIIRQYEGFNRSQDTINGLQNSYDEEDRSNKSYSQESHSNRDLRQLQEVSELLSEPKIVSLSSDDSSSESEMEVESKSDPPVPNRSPQHKNHTPSLSENGEHSPVVSSINQQNESSSPAVKGSKLSRVNKPKPWTPQSMNPPHHHSPSQKNRSTSKSCRKSSIACGRWEKEETDKEDEDCAGQDYWSAYRVWADYYNSYYHHSPHNWMTAFYMNSIYMMEMMKR, encoded by the exons ATGGCGGCTTCCATGAGAGCAGCGCATGAGGTGCAATCCAGAACCCGGACCAACGATGTTCTGATTAACGACGGGGCCGAGTTCAGCTCTTTACTCCTCTCTAAACCTGTTCTAGAGGGGTTATCTGCCTCCGGTTTTCAGAGACCGTCTCCCATCCAGCTCAAGGCAATCCCGCTGGGCAGATGTGGACTCG ATCTtattgttcaagccaaatctggCACAGGAAAGACCTGCGTATTCACCACCATTGCTTTGGACTCTCTCATACTGGAAAACACAACCACTCAG GTGCTGGTTTTAGCCCCCACTAGAGAGATTGCAGTGCAGATTCATGCTGTTGTCATGGCAATAGGCAGCGCCATGGAGGGATTGGAGTGCCATGTGTTCATTGGTGGAAGGCCGATCAGTCAAGATAAACTCCACCTAAAGAAATGCCATATTGCCATTGGCTCACCAG GCCGTATTAAGCAGCTAATTGAGATGGGAGCCCTGATTACATCGTCCATTCGTCTATTTGTTTTGGATGAGGCTGATAAACTGCTAGAGGATGACAGCAGCAGCAGCTTTCAGGAGCAAATCAA CTGGATCTTCTCCTCTCTACcagcaaataaacaaatgttgGCCCTCTCTGCCACCTACCCAGAATCTCTTGCGCAACACCTGTCAAGATACATGAGAGAGCCGACTTTTGTTCGACTGAACCCAACAGACCCTGGACTCCTTG GACTAAAGCAGTATTATAAGATAGTGCCCTCGCATTCATTGCCTCATAAAATCTTTGAAGAGAAGGTTCGGAGTCTTCTAGAACTCTTCAGTAAAATCCCATTTAACCAAGCGCTGGTCTTCTCTAATCTCCATTCCAG AGCTCAGCACCTGGCTGATATTCTCTCTTCAAAAGGTTTGCCTGCAGTCTGCATCTCAG GTGGTTTAAGTCAGGATCAGAGATTAGAGGCGATGTGGAAACTGAAACAATATCAGTGTCGAGTTTTAATATCCACTGACCTG ACGTCACGTGGTATTGATGCTGAAAAGGTAAACCTGGTGATTAATCTGGATGTTCCTCAGGACTGGGAGACGTACATGCATCGTACTGGCCGTGCTGGGCGATTTG GTACTCTGGGGGTTACTGTGACCTACTGTTGCCATGGAGAGGAAGAGAACAAGCTGATGGCCATATCTCAGAAATGCTCTCTGAATCTCATTCATTTACCAG ATCCGATCCCACCAGGGATCATGGAAGAGGCTTGTGACTGGAATATAATTGTTGAACCTCCTTCAAAACCCACTCAAAATTTTCCCGATGCTCCTAAACTAGAGAAAAAGAAACGAGTCAAATCTGAACCCACGGCACCTAAACATTCTAGAGACTCCGACCTCTTGCAGGTCATAACAGAGAGGTCAGCAGATGATAAAACCTCACATGGAGCTAAAAACCACATTCCCAAACCTGGGAGGAAGAAACCATTACCATCCGCTACAAACATGGAACCTGTTTCGACTATTCAACAGAGAAAGGAGAGTGACACCCTTCCCAGAATCCCTCCACTGCCCTCCTTTAAATCACGAGCGCGGAGGGTTATGTCCTTCACTGAGGCTGTGGCGGATTATGAGAGCTTCATAACAGAAGGCCCGGGAAGATCTGTAGAAATCATTCGTCAGTATGAAGGTTTCAATAGGAGTCAAGATACAATCAATGGACTGCAAAACAGTTATGATGAAGAGGATAGATCTAATAAATCATATAGTCAGGAGTCACATTCCAATCGAGATCTTCGTCAACTGCAGGAGGTTTCAGAGTTGTTATCTGAACCGAAGATAGTTTCCCTGTCATCTGATGATTCCTCCTCAGAGTCCGAGATGGAGGTGGAGAGTAAATCAGACCCTCCAGTCCCCAACAGATCACCACAACACAAAAATCACACACCTTCTCTGtcagaaaatggagaacacagtCCTGTGGTCAGCAGCATTAACCAGCAGAATGAATCCTCTTCACCTGCAGTCAAAGGGTCAAAATTGTCCAGGGTAAACAAACCAAAGCCTTGGACACCTCAATCCATGAATCCTCCTCACCATCATAGCCCTTCCCAGAAAAACCGGTCAACCTCCAAATCCTGCAGGAAGTCTTCCATAGCATGTGGAAGGTGGGAAAAGGAAGAGACTGATAAAGAGGACGAGGATTGTGCAGGGCAGGATTATTGGAGTGCATACAGAGTCTGGGCTGATTATTACAATTCATATTACCACCATTCTCCCCATAACTGGATGACAGCATTTTATATGAACTCCATCTACATGATGGAAATGATGAAACGCTAA